In the genome of Pelobacter seleniigenes DSM 18267, one region contains:
- a CDS encoding tetratricopeptide repeat protein translates to MSRPISALYTPQEMSEEEFCARFSVRNELLESLVSEAVATGHRQTPRHVIIQGQRGQGKSSLLRMAYLKIRDNQQTQDWLLPLLFNEELYRIGRLYKFWEYTAELLSSFLGFEKLPARFAEESENPYYENDCHLIIEKELQKKNVCLLLLIDNIGELISKLRTHEQLRLRDILVSTSRIRIIGASSALMEKHFDQGTPFHRFFKVIQLTGLDAEETRTLLGHLGDDQQQEKMRKILEENPGRIEALRRLTSGVPRTILLLFEILLGKSGDALHDLENLLDRVTPLYKHQMDDLSVQQQEIVDTVALAWDAVDADEIGRACRMPRNQVLIHLKQLIKGRIIHQEQTSGTNNLYRLEERFFNIWYMMHNGRPSDRRRTLWLVRFLQTWCSRDELFHQAERHLQAIQEGSLKPQHARLLTDALISAGLSGEQEDRLIKATRQIEGHESSSSERRFEDVVSDSPLQEAALKKEKSLLKKAAKGKPAALFDLALHYEEQFERYQDAERYYLLAVDKGHVGAMNNLALLYRKKLERYADAERYFLMAVEHGHVGAMNNLALLYRRHFQRCEDSESYYLLAIERGHMDAMFNLALLYEEHFQRYQDAEHFYLQAVEKGHIAAMFNLALLYEEHLQRFDDAETYYLLAAGQGHGAAMANLALLYQRHYEAFEKAEKFYLQAVAVNDSGAMNNLALLYQQHFERYEEAERYYLQAIALGQASAMNNLGLLYRRHFDRYEDAEKYYLLAIQHHHVGAMFNLAVLYQQCLGRHEEAEKYYLQAIKYGCLDAMFNLALLYEEYYGRYEEAEKYYLMAIKHDHSDAMFNLALLYEERLKRFENAERYYLLAIEKGHTGAMLNLSLLYFEQAEKYSRCLDLSCRVAELKELQQDSLTQLHLVRVLLWGGRHEEALNALDRVVPLLDLERDAGLFSGVLLCLAAAGQVGPALRLFEDSWYKPLCLQDRFKPIYFALLSKAGPEREDDFRRMGGELQETVDEILLAMTAQEVKYFSWAPEEVTAQS, encoded by the coding sequence ATGTCCCGACCCATCAGTGCGCTTTACACCCCGCAGGAAATGTCTGAAGAGGAATTCTGCGCCAGATTTTCAGTCCGCAATGAGCTTCTCGAGAGCCTGGTTTCAGAAGCGGTTGCGACCGGTCATCGTCAGACTCCTCGACATGTCATCATCCAAGGGCAACGCGGGCAGGGAAAGTCCAGCTTGCTGCGGATGGCCTATCTCAAAATTCGCGATAATCAGCAAACACAGGACTGGCTCCTCCCGCTGTTGTTCAATGAAGAGTTGTACCGGATCGGCCGGCTCTATAAGTTTTGGGAATACACTGCGGAACTGTTGAGCTCGTTCCTCGGCTTCGAAAAATTGCCAGCAAGATTCGCCGAAGAATCCGAGAATCCTTATTACGAAAATGACTGCCACCTGATTATCGAAAAGGAACTGCAAAAAAAGAATGTCTGTTTGCTGCTGCTTATCGACAACATTGGGGAGTTGATTTCCAAGTTGAGAACTCATGAGCAGCTGCGGCTCCGGGACATTCTTGTCTCCACCAGCCGAATTCGTATTATTGGTGCATCTTCAGCCCTGATGGAAAAACATTTTGATCAGGGAACACCCTTCCACCGGTTTTTCAAGGTCATCCAACTGACCGGTCTGGATGCTGAAGAAACCCGTACTTTGCTGGGACATTTGGGAGATGATCAGCAGCAAGAGAAAATGAGGAAAATTCTTGAGGAAAATCCCGGCAGGATTGAGGCCCTGCGCAGGTTGACCTCCGGGGTTCCGCGAACCATCCTGCTGCTGTTCGAGATCCTGCTGGGTAAAAGCGGTGATGCGTTGCACGATCTGGAAAACCTCCTCGACCGGGTGACTCCCCTCTATAAACATCAGATGGATGATCTTTCCGTTCAGCAGCAGGAGATCGTTGACACCGTTGCTCTGGCCTGGGACGCTGTCGATGCCGATGAAATTGGCCGCGCTTGTCGCATGCCGCGTAATCAGGTCTTGATTCATCTCAAACAATTGATAAAGGGCCGGATCATTCACCAGGAACAGACCTCCGGGACGAATAACCTGTATCGTCTTGAAGAGCGGTTTTTCAATATCTGGTACATGATGCATAACGGCCGCCCCAGTGATCGGCGCCGGACGCTTTGGTTGGTTCGTTTTTTACAGACCTGGTGTAGCCGTGATGAGCTGTTCCATCAAGCCGAACGCCATCTGCAAGCCATTCAGGAAGGAAGCCTGAAACCTCAGCATGCTCGGCTGTTGACTGACGCATTGATATCGGCTGGATTATCCGGCGAACAAGAAGATCGGCTGATCAAGGCAACCCGGCAGATTGAAGGTCACGAAAGTTCCTCTTCAGAGAGACGTTTCGAAGATGTTGTCAGTGATTCCCCCCTGCAGGAAGCCGCCCTGAAAAAGGAAAAGAGTCTGCTGAAGAAGGCCGCAAAAGGCAAACCCGCGGCCCTGTTTGATCTTGCTCTGCATTATGAAGAACAGTTTGAACGGTATCAGGATGCCGAACGTTATTATCTGCTGGCTGTTGACAAAGGCCACGTCGGTGCCATGAACAACCTGGCACTGCTTTATCGCAAAAAGTTAGAGCGATATGCCGATGCCGAACGCTACTTCCTGATGGCGGTGGAGCATGGTCATGTCGGCGCCATGAATAACTTGGCATTATTGTATCGACGTCATTTTCAGCGCTGCGAGGATTCGGAAAGCTACTATTTGCTGGCCATTGAACGGGGGCATATGGATGCCATGTTCAACCTTGCCCTGCTCTATGAAGAGCACTTTCAGCGTTATCAGGATGCTGAACATTTTTACCTGCAGGCTGTTGAAAAAGGGCATATCGCGGCCATGTTCAATCTCGCTCTGCTGTACGAGGAGCACCTGCAGCGTTTCGATGACGCTGAAACCTATTATCTTCTGGCTGCCGGGCAAGGGCACGGCGCGGCCATGGCCAACTTGGCGTTGCTCTACCAGCGTCACTATGAAGCCTTCGAAAAAGCAGAGAAGTTCTATTTGCAGGCCGTCGCGGTGAATGACTCGGGAGCCATGAACAATCTCGCTTTGCTTTATCAACAGCATTTCGAACGCTATGAAGAGGCCGAACGCTATTATCTGCAGGCTATTGCTTTGGGACAGGCCAGCGCCATGAACAATTTGGGGCTGTTATATCGCCGCCACTTTGACCGTTATGAGGATGCCGAAAAGTATTATTTGCTGGCCATCCAACATCATCATGTCGGAGCAATGTTCAACCTGGCGGTCTTGTATCAACAATGCCTGGGGCGTCATGAGGAGGCTGAAAAATATTATCTGCAAGCCATAAAATACGGTTGTCTTGATGCCATGTTCAATCTCGCCCTGCTTTATGAAGAATACTATGGGCGTTATGAAGAGGCTGAAAAATATTATTTGATGGCGATCAAACATGACCATTCCGATGCCATGTTCAACTTGGCGCTGCTTTATGAGGAACGGCTCAAGCGTTTTGAAAATGCTGAACGCTATTACCTGCTGGCTATTGAAAAAGGGCACACCGGAGCGATGCTGAATTTATCCCTGCTCTATTTTGAGCAGGCCGAAAAATATTCCAGGTGCCTTGACCTCAGTTGTCGGGTTGCCGAGCTGAAGGAGCTGCAGCAGGATTCTCTGACCCAACTGCACCTGGTGCGAGTCCTGCTCTGGGGCGGGCGGCATGAAGAGGCTTTGAATGCGCTTGACCGGGTTGTTCCGCTGCTTGATCTAGAGCGTGATGCGGGATTATTCAGCGGAGTCCTGTTGTGTTTGGCCGCCGCCGGCCAGGTCGGGCCAGCTTTGCGGCTGTTTGAAGACAGCTGGTATAAGCCTCTCTGCCTGCAAGATCGTTTCAAACCCATCTACTTTGCCTTGCTGTCCAAAGCCGGTCCGGAACGTGAGGATGATTTCAGGAGGATGGGGGGCGAGTTGCAGGAAACGGTCGATGAAATCCTCCTTGCCATGACAGCCCAGGAAGTGAAATATTTTTCCTGGGCTCCGGAAGAGGTCACTGCTCAAAGCTGA
- the ribB gene encoding 3,4-dihydroxy-2-butanone-4-phosphate synthase yields MNQPIHYLFGTSEQRVERALTALRNGHGVLVTDDEDRENEGDIIYSAEFLTKEQMALLIREGSGIVCLCLPEEKVKQLQLPMMVQENNSQYGTAFTVSIEAARGVTTGVSAADRVTTVKAAIAADARPQDLHSPGHVFPLRARSGGVLERRGHTEATIDLMRLAGLQPCGVLCEVTLPNGEMARLPELVKFSDAHYMPLVTIEDIVQYRQVHEKRSKAV; encoded by the coding sequence ATGAATCAGCCCATTCACTACCTTTTCGGAACCTCAGAACAACGGGTCGAACGCGCTTTAACGGCTCTGCGCAACGGTCACGGCGTGCTTGTCACGGATGATGAAGACCGTGAGAACGAAGGCGACATCATTTATTCGGCGGAATTCCTCACCAAAGAGCAGATGGCTTTACTGATCCGCGAAGGCAGCGGGATCGTCTGCCTGTGCCTGCCGGAGGAAAAAGTCAAACAGCTGCAACTGCCGATGATGGTCCAGGAAAATAACAGTCAATACGGCACGGCCTTTACCGTCAGTATCGAAGCTGCCCGGGGGGTGACCACCGGGGTCTCCGCTGCTGATCGGGTGACCACTGTCAAGGCCGCCATCGCCGCCGATGCCAGACCGCAGGATCTGCACAGTCCCGGCCATGTTTTTCCTTTACGGGCTCGCTCCGGAGGCGTTCTGGAGCGGCGTGGTCATACTGAAGCGACCATCGATCTGATGCGCCTGGCCGGTTTGCAGCCCTGTGGCGTCCTCTGTGAAGTGACTCTTCCCAACGGGGAAATGGCCCGCTTGCCCGAACTGGTTAAGTTTTCCGATGCGCACTATATGCCGCTGGTCACTATCGAGGATATTGTTCAATACCGGCAGGTCCATGAGAAACGCAGCAAAGCGGTCTGA
- a CDS encoding ferritin family protein has translation MRHFLNTCHTIEKNIAAIYRQFSHNVRCEQELQDIWTKMAQEEDRHALDIAFAARLAADINLQKKDVTLQRALQMKAFSQQTLENITTQPPSRQAAVELSLKLEEDFLAIHVTAAVEFTDESLSRMFHSIAQDEKEHCQTIKAYHSRYFS, from the coding sequence GTGCGTCATTTTTTAAACACCTGTCATACCATCGAAAAAAACATCGCTGCCATCTATCGTCAATTCAGTCACAACGTCCGTTGCGAGCAGGAATTGCAGGATATTTGGACCAAAATGGCCCAGGAGGAGGACCGTCATGCCCTCGACATTGCCTTTGCGGCCAGGTTAGCCGCTGACATCAACCTGCAAAAAAAAGATGTCACCCTGCAACGAGCTTTGCAGATGAAGGCATTCAGCCAACAGACCCTGGAGAATATCACCACCCAGCCACCTTCCCGGCAAGCCGCCGTTGAGCTGAGCCTTAAATTGGAAGAAGATTTCCTGGCAATCCATGTCACTGCCGCCGTCGAATTTACCGATGAAAGCCTGAGCAGAATGTTTCACTCCATTGCCCAGGATGAAAAAGAACACTGCCAGACCATCAAGGCCTATCACTCTAGGTATTTTTCCTGA
- a CDS encoding glycine/sarcosine/betaine reductase selenoprotein B family protein, protein MSFASRLKNRTLAFLATRFPAVAQKFVSGYSPRESAGDIPWSEPGKPLNRAKLALVTTAGIHHRYQTPFNMQDSTGDPSYRVLNGEELFHDFQITHDYYDHSDARKDPNIIFPLERLRELVKEGVLGSLARTHYAFMGHIDGDHIATLTNQTAREVARQLKEDQVDLVLLTPA, encoded by the coding sequence ATGAGCTTTGCTTCCCGGCTGAAAAACCGCACCCTGGCTTTTCTGGCAACCCGGTTTCCAGCGGTCGCACAAAAATTTGTCAGCGGTTACTCCCCGCGCGAAAGCGCGGGGGATATCCCCTGGAGCGAGCCGGGGAAACCGTTGAATAGAGCCAAACTGGCCCTGGTCACGACAGCGGGGATTCACCATCGTTACCAGACTCCATTCAACATGCAGGACAGTACAGGCGACCCGAGCTACCGAGTCCTGAACGGAGAGGAGCTATTCCATGACTTCCAGATCACCCATGACTATTACGATCACTCTGACGCACGCAAAGACCCGAACATCATCTTCCCGCTTGAACGGCTCCGCGAACTGGTTAAAGAGGGGGTACTCGGAAGTCTGGCCAGAACACATTATGCCTTCATGGGGCACATCGACGGTGACCATATCGCTACGCTCACCAACCAGACCGCCCGCGAAGTCGCTCGTCAGCTCAAAGAAGACCAGGTCGACCTGGTCCTGCTGACCCCGGCCTGA
- a CDS encoding sulfurtransferase, whose product MQKIVLSLSLLLLTSIPGLAFAGLDDYFVSTDWLAAHRDQVVVVDVRQTPLFLLGHISGAQHVPRDEFLETRNGVKSLVPGVAKTHALLSRLGASPTTPVVVYAEDDNPYAARLVWSLQYNGHKNAYVLDGGYDKWSAENRSTSLLPTPAATPVPYPGSVDPGYLSSRAGADYVYTRLENPGVVVWDTRRTEEYVGSEVRANRGGHIPGATHLNWTNLQTEVNGIKVLKKPAEIIALLNSKGITSDKEIIAHCQTGIRSSYATLVLLGLGYQRVSNYDGSWIEWANNPTLPIINAQGKLETEIHISLDQTREAQVNKDQEVTQ is encoded by the coding sequence ATGCAAAAAATTGTTCTGAGTCTTTCGCTGCTACTCTTAACCAGCATTCCCGGGCTTGCTTTTGCCGGTCTTGACGACTATTTCGTCAGCACGGATTGGCTGGCCGCCCACCGGGATCAGGTAGTCGTGGTCGATGTTCGGCAAACGCCCCTTTTTCTGCTCGGCCATATCAGCGGCGCCCAGCATGTTCCCAGAGACGAATTTCTGGAGACGCGCAACGGCGTCAAAAGTCTGGTCCCCGGGGTCGCTAAAACCCATGCTCTATTGAGTCGGTTGGGAGCCTCGCCGACCACCCCCGTGGTTGTTTATGCAGAGGATGACAATCCCTATGCCGCGCGCCTGGTCTGGTCACTCCAGTACAACGGTCACAAGAACGCTTACGTCCTGGATGGCGGCTACGACAAATGGAGCGCGGAAAACCGTTCGACCAGCCTGCTGCCGACCCCCGCAGCCACCCCTGTTCCATACCCGGGCAGTGTTGATCCGGGCTACCTGAGTTCACGTGCCGGGGCGGATTATGTCTATACCCGGCTGGAAAATCCCGGGGTGGTGGTCTGGGATACCCGGCGCACCGAAGAATATGTCGGCTCTGAAGTCCGCGCCAACCGGGGTGGACATATTCCCGGGGCGACTCACCTGAACTGGACAAACCTGCAGACCGAGGTCAACGGAATAAAAGTTTTGAAAAAACCGGCAGAGATCATTGCGCTTTTAAACAGCAAAGGGATAACATCTGATAAAGAGATCATCGCCCATTGCCAGACCGGAATCCGTTCATCCTATGCAACCCTGGTTCTGCTTGGATTAGGCTACCAGCGGGTCAGCAACTATGACGGGTCCTGGATCGAATGGGCCAATAACCCGACCCTGCCGATCATCAATGCGCAGGGGAAACTGGAAACCGAGATCCACATCAGCCTTGACCAGACGCGTGAAGCCCAGGTCAATAAAGATCAAGAGGTGACTCAATGA
- a CDS encoding proline reductase: MGLIQREIEKVGISTIGISIVREYSEKVKPPRTLFLRWPFGHPLGEPGHRLQQKTIVREALEALYRIKEPGTIIDLPYRWRRDKYNEEQPLYVAEQK, encoded by the coding sequence GTGGGATTGATCCAGAGAGAGATAGAAAAAGTCGGGATTTCGACCATCGGCATCTCGATCGTCCGTGAATATTCTGAAAAGGTCAAACCGCCGCGAACCCTGTTTCTACGCTGGCCCTTCGGGCATCCGCTGGGCGAACCGGGTCACCGGTTACAGCAGAAAACCATTGTCAGGGAGGCCCTTGAGGCCCTGTACCGGATCAAGGAACCCGGCACGATCATTGATCTTCCATACCGTTGGCGACGAGACAAATATAACGAAGAACAGCCGCTGTATGTAGCTGAGCAGAAATAA
- a CDS encoding GIY-YIG nuclease family protein, whose translation MVYILLCSDSSLYTGITTDMARRFRQHASGRGARYFRGRQPQQVVFLEPGHNRSSASRREAALKKLSPLAKRRLVAEFASWPCAALSVADSEDSHD comes from the coding sequence ATGGTTTACATCCTCCTGTGCTCGGATAGCTCGCTTTATACCGGAATAACAACGGATATGGCGCGCCGTTTTCGACAGCATGCCAGCGGTCGCGGGGCCAGGTATTTTCGCGGCCGGCAGCCGCAGCAGGTGGTTTTTCTGGAGCCCGGGCACAATCGCAGCAGCGCCAGTCGGCGCGAAGCCGCCCTTAAAAAATTGTCCCCCCTGGCGAAGAGAAGACTGGTCGCAGAGTTTGCAAGTTGGCCTTGTGCCGCTCTGAGCGTGGCCGACAGCGAGGATTCCCATGACTGA
- the hypD gene encoding trans-4-hydroxy-L-proline dehydratase, whose product MNPRIQRLRKLSVETEPSLSIERALHETAFYKENYGKYSIPVLRAMNFLDHCEKKTLYIGADELIVGERGPAPKAVPTFPELTCHSVEDFQVLNTRDQQRYHISQEDIDCYAREVIPYWQGRTVRERIFGHVPQPWQAAYEAGLFTEFMEQRAPGHTALDGKIYRFGMLDFKEQIATRIAALDYLNDPEATDRFEELKAMDISCTALIRFAERHAELAEQLAAAETDPQRVEELREIAAVCRRVPAHAPQTFREAIQMYWFVHLGTITELNGWDAMNPGHFDQHLAPFYAADLAAGRLTRDEAKELLCCFWIKVNNHPAPPKVGITARESGTYNDFTNINIGGITGDGKDGVSEVSYIMLEIVEELHILQPGNAVHISTKTPDRFLHAACKVIRQGHGYPSIFNPDVYVMELMRQGKSLRDAREGGCSGCIEVGAFGKEAFILTGYLNVPKILEVTLNNGVDPVTGKQVGIATGDPREFQTYQELYDAFVKQLNYIVDLKVRVSNYIDRMFGKYAPAPLLSVVIDDCISKGKDYYDGGPRYNTNYIQCTGLGTVTDSLATLKKHVFEDATFSMERILAAVAKNFSGEEFLRQTIVNRTPFFGNDDDYADSIALQVYADLLQAIDGKPNVKGETFHLNMLSTTCHIYFGKVMGATPNGRLAGKSISDGTSPSHGADTHGPSAVIRSLTKLDQTMSGGTLLNQRFLPSLLKRDEDIVKLGQLVRSYFNLGGHHIQFNIVDTATLHAAQKNPEEYKDLLVRMAGYSDYFNDMNADLQQEIIERTENEAF is encoded by the coding sequence ATGAACCCGAGGATACAGCGGTTGCGGAAGCTGAGCGTGGAAACGGAGCCGAGCCTCTCCATTGAGCGTGCCCTGCATGAGACCGCCTTTTATAAGGAAAATTACGGCAAGTACTCCATTCCAGTGCTGCGGGCAATGAACTTCCTCGATCACTGTGAAAAGAAAACCCTCTATATCGGTGCCGATGAACTGATCGTCGGCGAACGCGGGCCGGCCCCCAAGGCGGTACCGACTTTCCCGGAACTGACGTGCCATAGTGTTGAAGACTTCCAGGTGCTCAATACCCGCGACCAGCAGCGCTACCATATCAGTCAGGAGGATATCGACTGTTACGCGCGCGAAGTCATCCCCTACTGGCAGGGGCGGACGGTCCGCGAACGGATTTTCGGCCATGTCCCGCAACCCTGGCAGGCCGCCTATGAAGCAGGCCTGTTTACCGAATTCATGGAACAACGGGCACCGGGGCACACGGCCCTGGACGGCAAAATATACCGCTTCGGCATGCTTGACTTTAAAGAGCAGATCGCCACCCGGATTGCCGCCCTCGACTATCTCAACGATCCGGAGGCCACCGACCGTTTCGAAGAGCTCAAAGCCATGGACATCTCCTGCACGGCTTTGATCCGTTTTGCCGAGCGTCACGCCGAACTGGCCGAACAGCTGGCAGCGGCCGAAACGGACCCGCAGCGCGTCGAGGAACTGCGGGAGATTGCGGCGGTCTGTCGCCGGGTTCCGGCCCATGCCCCACAGACCTTTCGTGAGGCCATCCAGATGTACTGGTTCGTCCATCTGGGCACCATTACCGAGCTGAACGGCTGGGACGCCATGAACCCTGGTCACTTCGACCAGCACCTGGCCCCGTTCTATGCCGCAGACCTGGCTGCCGGCCGGCTGACCAGGGATGAAGCCAAAGAACTGCTCTGCTGCTTCTGGATCAAGGTCAATAATCATCCGGCCCCGCCCAAGGTCGGGATCACTGCCCGGGAAAGTGGAACCTACAACGACTTCACCAACATCAACATCGGCGGCATCACCGGCGACGGTAAAGATGGCGTCAGTGAAGTCTCCTATATCATGCTGGAAATCGTTGAAGAACTGCATATCCTGCAGCCGGGCAATGCGGTCCATATCAGCACCAAAACCCCCGACCGATTCCTGCACGCGGCCTGCAAAGTCATTCGTCAGGGGCACGGCTACCCGTCCATTTTCAACCCCGACGTCTATGTCATGGAATTGATGCGTCAGGGCAAATCCCTGCGCGATGCCCGGGAAGGCGGTTGCAGCGGCTGTATCGAGGTCGGTGCCTTCGGCAAAGAAGCCTTTATCCTGACCGGCTACCTCAATGTGCCAAAAATCCTGGAAGTCACCCTCAATAACGGAGTCGACCCTGTCACCGGCAAGCAGGTCGGCATCGCCACCGGCGATCCACGGGAGTTTCAAACCTACCAGGAACTCTATGACGCCTTTGTCAAACAGCTGAACTATATCGTTGACCTCAAGGTCCGGGTGAGCAACTACATCGACCGGATGTTCGGCAAATATGCCCCGGCCCCGCTGCTTTCGGTGGTCATTGACGATTGCATCAGCAAGGGTAAGGATTATTACGACGGCGGCCCGCGCTACAACACCAATTACATCCAGTGCACCGGGCTGGGAACGGTCACTGACAGCTTGGCGACCCTTAAAAAGCATGTTTTCGAAGACGCAACCTTCAGCATGGAGCGAATTCTTGCCGCGGTGGCCAAAAACTTCAGCGGCGAGGAGTTCCTGCGCCAGACCATTGTCAACCGCACCCCCTTCTTCGGTAATGATGACGACTATGCCGACAGCATCGCCCTGCAAGTCTACGCCGATCTGCTGCAGGCCATTGACGGCAAACCGAATGTCAAAGGGGAGACTTTCCATCTCAACATGCTGTCGACCACCTGCCACATCTATTTCGGCAAGGTTATGGGCGCCACCCCCAACGGTCGACTGGCCGGAAAATCCATCAGCGACGGCACGTCTCCCTCCCATGGCGCTGACACCCACGGTCCCTCAGCGGTTATCCGTTCGTTGACCAAACTTGATCAGACCATGTCGGGTGGAACCTTGCTCAATCAGCGCTTTTTACCCAGCCTGCTCAAACGGGATGAGGATATCGTCAAATTGGGTCAGCTGGTCCGCAGTTACTTCAATCTGGGCGGCCACCATATCCAATTCAATATCGTGGATACGGCAACCCTCCATGCGGCCCAGAAGAATCCTGAGGAATACAAGGATCTGTTGGTGCGCATGGCCGGCTACAGTGACTATTTCAACGACATGAACGCCGATCTGCAGCAGGAGATCATCGAGCGGACCGAGAACGAGGCTTTTTAG
- a CDS encoding YheU family protein has translation MTEENHGNLSADEGIIVPYQQLAPETLRAMIEEFVSRDGVDWDQAGCTLADKVAQVYRQLERNKVQIVFDFSSQTANLVPCEDRQPKQK, from the coding sequence ATGACTGAAGAGAACCACGGAAACCTGTCTGCGGATGAAGGCATCATCGTTCCTTATCAACAACTGGCTCCTGAAACCCTGCGGGCCATGATCGAGGAATTCGTCAGCCGTGATGGTGTGGACTGGGATCAGGCCGGGTGTACCCTGGCCGACAAAGTTGCCCAGGTCTATCGCCAGTTGGAACGGAACAAAGTACAGATTGTTTTTGATTTCAGTTCGCAGACCGCCAATCTGGTTCCCTGCGAAGACCGCCAACCAAAACAGAAGTAG
- a CDS encoding alpha/beta hydrolase, translated as MEKEKFIRAFQNAHPLPVEDIEAARALEHSRSSRTSKVAYAGTIDNVITDTRNETRVRIYSPAGRGPFPAILYMHGGGFSLGSPETSDNVCRIISATAKAVLVSVDYGLAPEHKFPFALEECYRVARWMLDNDIPLNIRSDQLAVAGDSAGGNLAVGVCLLARQRKDFQPAYQLLLCPLLDYRTEHADKISKIAEIMLTTKNSRTFRDYYLNELSEVNHPLVSPLLADDFSALPPATIVTAELDPLAAEAIAYGEKLSAAGVAVKHRHYAGLIHDFVLFVGPLKEAAEAAKTVGEDLAERFRSMD; from the coding sequence GTGGAAAAAGAAAAATTTATCCGGGCTTTTCAGAACGCCCACCCGTTGCCCGTAGAAGATATCGAAGCGGCCAGAGCCCTGGAACACAGTCGCTCTTCCCGCACCAGCAAGGTTGCCTACGCCGGCACCATCGATAATGTCATTACCGACACCCGCAACGAAACCAGGGTGCGGATCTATTCCCCGGCCGGCCGCGGCCCGTTCCCGGCGATCCTGTACATGCATGGCGGAGGGTTCAGCCTGGGCAGCCCGGAGACTTCGGACAATGTCTGCCGGATCATTTCAGCCACGGCAAAAGCAGTGCTGGTGAGCGTCGATTACGGTCTGGCGCCGGAACACAAGTTTCCATTCGCCCTGGAAGAGTGTTACCGGGTCGCCCGCTGGATGCTGGATAACGACATCCCCCTCAATATCAGGTCCGATCAACTGGCGGTAGCCGGGGACAGTGCAGGGGGCAACCTGGCGGTCGGAGTCTGTCTCTTAGCCCGTCAACGCAAAGATTTCCAGCCCGCTTATCAGCTGCTGCTCTGCCCACTGCTGGATTATCGGACCGAGCATGCCGACAAAATCAGCAAAATAGCAGAAATCATGCTGACGACCAAAAACAGTCGCACTTTCCGCGACTACTATCTCAATGAGCTCAGTGAGGTCAATCATCCGCTGGTGTCACCACTGCTGGCAGACGATTTTTCCGCGCTCCCCCCGGCGACGATTGTCACTGCTGAATTGGATCCGCTGGCGGCTGAAGCAATCGCCTATGGTGAAAAACTCAGCGCCGCCGGAGTTGCGGTTAAACATCGCCACTACGCCGGGTTGATCCACGATTTTGTGCTCTTTGTCGGCCCCCTGAAGGAAGCGGCGGAAGCCGCAAAAACCGTCGGCGAGGACCTTGCGGAGAGATTTCGGAGTATGGATTGA
- a CDS encoding glycyl-radical enzyme activating protein produces MNQPLLFDIKRYSINDGPGIRITIFFKGCPLRCAWCHNPESISPRAQKLFTAGKCIGCGECIKVCPQQACALTAAGVVTDPQRCTLCGACAEICPTRAVELSGFYKSLPELLEIIEKERPLFDQSQGGVTCSGGEPLLYPDYLIPLLDSCGERAIHRAVDTCGHVPTETLLTVAERTDLFLYDLKLIDSDRHRQFTGVGNERILGNLTVLAATGARIDIRIPLIKGVNADQANLSQTAKFISTLEGKPKTVSLLPYHAIAAHKYKKLGGVYQDEGLAEPNQDDISRAIACFDACGVTARVGG; encoded by the coding sequence ATGAACCAGCCTTTGCTTTTTGATATCAAGCGCTACTCCATCAACGATGGACCCGGCATCCGCATCACCATATTTTTCAAAGGCTGCCCGCTGCGCTGTGCCTGGTGCCATAACCCGGAAAGCATCTCCCCCCGAGCGCAGAAATTATTCACCGCCGGCAAATGCATCGGTTGCGGCGAATGCATCAAGGTCTGCCCGCAGCAGGCCTGTGCCCTGACCGCGGCAGGGGTTGTCACCGATCCACAACGCTGCACCCTTTGCGGAGCCTGCGCCGAGATCTGCCCGACCCGGGCGGTTGAACTGTCCGGCTTTTACAAGAGTCTCCCTGAATTACTTGAAATTATTGAAAAAGAACGCCCCTTGTTTGACCAGTCACAAGGCGGGGTCACCTGCTCCGGCGGCGAACCCTTGCTCTACCCCGACTACCTGATCCCGCTCCTTGACAGCTGCGGTGAACGGGCCATTCACCGGGCTGTCGACACCTGCGGCCATGTGCCGACAGAAACCCTGCTGACCGTGGCCGAACGGACCGACCTGTTTCTCTATGACCTGAAACTGATCGACTCGGACCGTCATCGGCAGTTTACCGGGGTCGGCAACGAAAGAATCCTCGGCAACCTGACCGTCCTGGCGGCAACCGGTGCCCGGATCGATATCCGAATCCCGCTCATTAAAGGGGTCAATGCGGATCAGGCCAATCTGTCCCAAACCGCCAAGTTCATCTCCACCCTGGAGGGAAAACCCAAAACCGTCAGCCTGCTCCCCTACCACGCGATAGCTGCTCATAAATACAAAAAACTTGGCGGGGTTTATCAGGATGAAGGGCTGGCAGAGCCGAATCAGGACGACATCTCCAGGGCCATCGCCTGTTTCGATGCGTGCGGCGTGACCGCCCGGGTTGGCGGCTGA